One part of the Mycolicibacterium aromaticivorans JS19b1 = JCM 16368 genome encodes these proteins:
- a CDS encoding RNA polymerase-binding protein RbpA, which translates to MADRVLRGSRLGAVSYETDRNHDLAPRQIARYRTENGEEFEVPFADDAEIPGTWPCKNGLEGTLIDGDLPEPKKVKPPRTHWDMLLERRSIEELEELLKERLDLIKSKRRGS; encoded by the coding sequence ATGGCTGATCGTGTCTTGAGAGGCAGTCGCCTCGGAGCCGTGAGCTACGAGACGGACCGCAACCACGACCTGGCGCCGCGTCAGATTGCGCGGTACCGCACCGAGAACGGCGAGGAATTCGAGGTTCCGTTCGCCGACGACGCCGAGATCCCCGGCACCTGGCCCTGCAAGAACGGCCTCGAGGGCACTCTCATCGATGGTGACCTGCCCGAGCCCAAGAAGGTCAAGCCGCCGCGTACCCACTGGGACATGCTGCTGGAGCGCCGCTCTATCGAGGAGCTCGAGGAGCTGCTCAAGGAGCGTCTGGACCTGATCAAGTCCAAGCGCCGCGGCAGCTGA
- a CDS encoding polyprenol monophosphomannose synthase, with amino-acid sequence MTDRGNTGAVRPSQRTLVIIPTFNELENLPLIVGRVHKACPEVHVLIVDDGSPDGTGELADELALADTDRVHVMHRNAKDGLGAAYLAGFAWGLSRQYTVLVEMDADGSHAPEQLYRLLDAIDNGADLAIGSRYVQGGTVRNWPYRRLVLSKTANTYSRVLLGVGIHDITAGYRAYRREVLEKIDLSAVDSKGYCFQIDLTWRTINSGFTVTEVPITFRERELGVSKMSGSNIREAMVKVAQWGLGGRLDRARGVVR; translated from the coding sequence ATGACCGACCGGGGAAACACGGGCGCCGTGCGGCCCAGCCAGCGCACCCTGGTGATCATTCCGACGTTCAACGAGCTGGAGAACCTGCCGCTGATCGTGGGCCGGGTGCACAAGGCCTGTCCTGAGGTGCACGTGCTGATCGTCGACGACGGCAGCCCCGACGGGACGGGCGAGCTCGCCGACGAACTCGCGCTGGCCGACACCGACCGGGTTCACGTAATGCATCGCAATGCCAAGGACGGCCTCGGCGCGGCGTACCTCGCGGGGTTCGCCTGGGGGCTGAGCCGCCAGTACACCGTGCTGGTCGAGATGGACGCCGACGGCAGCCACGCGCCCGAACAGCTCTACCGGCTGCTCGACGCCATCGACAACGGCGCCGACCTGGCGATCGGGTCGCGCTACGTGCAGGGCGGCACAGTGCGCAACTGGCCCTACCGGCGGCTGGTGCTGTCCAAGACCGCCAACACCTACTCCCGTGTGCTGCTCGGCGTGGGCATCCACGACATCACCGCCGGCTACCGTGCCTACCGGCGTGAAGTGCTGGAGAAGATCGACCTGTCCGCGGTCGATTCCAAGGGCTACTGCTTCCAGATCGACCTGACCTGGCGCACGATCAACAGCGGTTTCACCGTCACCGAGGTGCCCATCACGTTCCGCGAACGCGAACTCGGGGTGTCGAAGATGAGCGGCTCGAACATCCGCGAAGCGATGGTCAAGGTCGCCCAGTGGGGCCTCGGCGGGCGACTGGACCGAGCCCGCGGCGTCGTCAGGTAG
- the lnt gene encoding apolipoprotein N-acyltransferase, with product MASRLVHGIRTALPPRMFRLLVAVTAGLLLCISFPPIGWWWSAVVSFALLSWVLTHPRTTPAGGLGYGFLFGLAFYVPLIPWISGLVGPVPWLALSAMEALFPAIFGLLAVVVRRVPGWPLWLAVLWTAQEWLKSTVPFGGFPWGVVGFGQTNGPFLALVQLGGVSLLSFGIALMGTSLAALVLEVARWWQHSSAAKTAGHVSLPGVLMPGLCITAVLLTTAVAAPQVRRAAGGAGNEPTVTVAAVQGNVPRLGLDFNSQRRAVLDNHVRQTVQLADDVRAGRAPQPQFVIWPENSSDIDPMTNADAAQQISVAAQAIGAPILVGAVVARPDWTPQNPYASNTVVVWDPVTGPGERHDKQIIQPFGEYLPWRGFFRHLSSFADRAGYFVPGSGSGVVHAAGVPVGVATCWEVIFDRALRESVRNGAQLLAVPTNNATFDQNMSEQLLAFARARAVEHDRYVVVAGTVGISAVIAPDGAEIARTQFFTPGYLDLTMRLKTSETLATRWGPLVQWVLVGAAISVVIGAMLHNGWFMRPFRRRRRERDAGSMSGGEDDGENTPEQGDSTAALAGQHDKGES from the coding sequence ATGGCTAGCCGACTGGTTCATGGGATCCGCACCGCGCTGCCGCCACGGATGTTCCGGCTCCTCGTCGCGGTGACCGCTGGGCTGCTGTTGTGCATCAGCTTCCCGCCGATCGGCTGGTGGTGGTCGGCGGTGGTGAGCTTCGCGCTGCTGAGCTGGGTGCTGACCCACCCCAGGACGACGCCCGCCGGTGGCCTCGGCTACGGCTTCCTGTTCGGGCTGGCGTTTTACGTTCCGCTTATCCCGTGGATCAGTGGGCTGGTCGGGCCGGTGCCGTGGCTGGCGCTGTCCGCCATGGAAGCGCTTTTCCCGGCGATCTTCGGGCTGCTGGCCGTGGTGGTGCGCCGAGTCCCCGGCTGGCCGCTGTGGCTCGCCGTGTTGTGGACCGCCCAGGAGTGGCTCAAATCGACCGTGCCGTTCGGCGGGTTCCCCTGGGGCGTAGTCGGTTTCGGGCAAACGAACGGACCGTTCCTGGCGCTGGTGCAGCTCGGCGGAGTGTCGCTGTTGTCGTTCGGGATCGCACTGATGGGCACCTCGTTGGCGGCGCTGGTCCTCGAGGTCGCCCGCTGGTGGCAGCACAGCAGCGCGGCCAAAACGGCCGGGCACGTGTCGCTGCCCGGGGTGCTGATGCCCGGGCTGTGCATCACCGCGGTATTGCTCACCACCGCGGTGGCCGCCCCGCAGGTGCGCCGCGCCGCCGGGGGCGCAGGCAACGAGCCGACGGTCACGGTGGCCGCTGTCCAGGGCAACGTCCCGCGGCTGGGGCTGGATTTCAACAGCCAGCGCCGCGCGGTCCTGGACAACCACGTCCGCCAGACCGTGCAGCTGGCCGACGATGTGCGAGCCGGCCGGGCGCCCCAGCCGCAGTTCGTGATCTGGCCGGAGAACTCCTCGGACATCGATCCGATGACCAACGCCGACGCAGCCCAGCAGATCAGCGTTGCCGCTCAGGCGATCGGCGCGCCGATCCTGGTCGGTGCCGTCGTCGCGCGCCCGGACTGGACACCGCAAAACCCGTACGCCTCGAACACCGTCGTCGTCTGGGATCCGGTCACCGGGCCGGGGGAGCGCCACGACAAGCAGATCATCCAGCCGTTCGGTGAGTACTTGCCGTGGCGGGGCTTCTTCCGGCACCTCTCGTCGTTCGCCGACCGGGCCGGCTACTTCGTGCCCGGCAGCGGTTCGGGCGTTGTGCACGCCGCGGGTGTCCCGGTCGGCGTCGCCACCTGCTGGGAGGTCATCTTCGACCGTGCGCTGCGCGAATCGGTGCGCAACGGCGCCCAGTTACTGGCCGTTCCGACCAATAACGCCACGTTCGACCAGAACATGAGCGAACAGCTGCTGGCGTTCGCCCGCGCCAGGGCCGTCGAACACGACCGCTACGTCGTGGTCGCCGGGACCGTCGGCATCAGTGCGGTGATCGCCCCGGACGGCGCGGAAATCGCCCGCACCCAGTTCTTCACCCCGGGGTATCTGGACCTGACGATGCGGCTCAAGACCAGCGAAACCCTCGCGACGCGATGGGGCCCGCTGGTGCAATGGGTGCTGGTCGGAGCTGCCATTTCGGTCGTGATCGGGGCCATGCTGCACAATGGTTGGTTCATGCGTCCGTTCCGCCGTAGGCGGCGGGAACGGGACGCAGGCAGCATGTCCGGGGGCGAAGACGACGGCGAGAACACGCCGGAGCAGGGCGATTCAACCGCCGCCCTGGCCGGGCAGCACGACAAAGGAGAGTCATGA
- a CDS encoding amidohydrolase encodes MTTLLLGGRIHSPTHPDATAMAVRDGVVAWLGSDEVGRSQFGDAQMIDLEGAFVSPAFVDSHIHITATGLLMTGLDLTGATSKQHCLSLVAEHVAAHPGQPVWAHGWDDTGWARDQAPSTAELDAVVGALPAYLARIDVHSAVASTGLRELVPGLPAVAGYDPQRPLSADAHHLVRFEARRLLTVRQRADARRAALDAVAAAGIVAVHECAGPQIGGSDDWQELRATEHGVEVVGYWGEAVSSVAQATALIDTTGAQGLAGDLFVDGALGSHTAWLCRPYADVPDSTGNCYLEPEVIADHLFACTEAGVTAGFHVIGDAAVTAVVDALARLVDRFGAPAVARCGHRLEHLEMVNAEQAAALGQSGVTASMQPNFDALWGGADGMYARRLGIGRATALNPLSLLASAGVPLAFGSDAPVTSIDPWSTVRAASNHQTDGSSISVRAAFAAATRGAWRAGGVRDGVSGTLVPGAPASYAVWGLGAGGLDVAAPADGVQRWSTDPRSRVPALPRLAPGDPLPRCRQTVHRGVVLHG; translated from the coding sequence GTGACCACACTGCTGCTGGGCGGGCGCATCCACAGCCCGACGCACCCGGATGCCACCGCCATGGCTGTGCGCGACGGCGTCGTCGCCTGGCTGGGCAGCGACGAGGTCGGCCGATCCCAGTTCGGGGATGCGCAGATGATCGACCTCGAGGGCGCCTTCGTCTCACCCGCCTTCGTCGACAGCCACATCCATATCACCGCGACAGGTCTGCTGATGACGGGGCTGGACCTGACCGGTGCGACGTCCAAACAGCACTGCCTTTCCCTGGTCGCCGAGCACGTCGCCGCCCATCCTGGCCAGCCGGTCTGGGCACACGGTTGGGACGACACCGGCTGGGCCCGTGACCAGGCACCGAGCACCGCGGAACTGGACGCCGTCGTCGGCGCACTCCCCGCCTACCTGGCCCGCATCGACGTGCACTCGGCCGTGGCCTCGACGGGGTTGCGTGAGCTGGTGCCCGGCCTGCCCGCCGTCGCCGGATATGACCCACAGCGGCCGCTGTCGGCGGACGCTCACCATCTGGTCCGTTTCGAGGCCCGCCGCCTGCTGACCGTCCGTCAGCGTGCCGACGCCCGGCGTGCTGCGCTCGACGCGGTGGCTGCCGCGGGCATCGTCGCCGTCCACGAGTGCGCCGGACCCCAGATCGGGGGATCCGACGACTGGCAGGAGCTGCGCGCGACCGAACACGGTGTCGAGGTGGTGGGCTACTGGGGTGAGGCGGTGTCCAGCGTCGCGCAGGCGACTGCCCTCATCGACACGACCGGAGCGCAGGGCCTGGCCGGCGACCTCTTCGTCGACGGTGCACTGGGTTCGCACACCGCCTGGCTGTGCCGACCGTACGCCGACGTCCCGGACAGCACCGGCAACTGCTACCTCGAACCCGAGGTCATCGCCGACCATCTGTTCGCCTGCACCGAGGCCGGCGTGACCGCGGGATTCCACGTCATCGGCGACGCGGCCGTGACCGCCGTGGTCGACGCGCTGGCCCGGCTCGTCGACCGGTTCGGAGCGCCCGCCGTCGCCCGCTGTGGGCACCGGCTCGAGCACCTGGAGATGGTGAACGCCGAGCAGGCGGCCGCCCTGGGCCAGAGCGGGGTGACCGCCAGCATGCAGCCTAATTTCGACGCTCTGTGGGGTGGTGCCGACGGGATGTACGCCCGCCGCCTCGGTATCGGCAGAGCAACCGCGCTGAACCCACTCTCGCTACTAGCATCGGCAGGCGTGCCCTTGGCGTTCGGCTCAGATGCCCCGGTGACCAGCATCGATCCCTGGTCGACGGTGCGCGCGGCCAGCAATCACCAGACCGACGGCAGCTCGATTTCGGTGCGCGCGGCGTTCGCCGCCGCCACGCGCGGCGCCTGGCGGGCCGGCGGGGTGCGTGACGGGGTCAGCGGAACCCTGGTCCCGGGTGCACCCGCGTCGTACGCGGTGTGGGGGCTCGGCGCCGGCGGCCTGGACGTGGCCGCTCCGGCCGACGGCGTGCAGCGCTGGTCCACCGATCCGCGCTCGCGGGTGCCCGCGTTGCCGCGGTTGGCACCCGGGGATCCGCTGCCGCGCTGCCGTCAAACCGTGCACCGGGGTGTCGTGCTTCATGGCTAG
- a CDS encoding FxsA family protein: protein MRTFFLYAVVELAVLAALTWSVGIGWTLLILLASSVIGVALAGSQVKKQILKLSTRTDPQGAVADSMLVALGTVLMFVPGIVSTAVGALMLLPPTRRVVRPLAGMLLTRGITRRVSVINLTAPGYSGRGDYIDGEIVEEQVYAPVHDANIVRRY, encoded by the coding sequence ATGCGGACGTTCTTCCTCTACGCCGTGGTCGAGCTCGCGGTGCTGGCCGCCCTGACCTGGTCGGTGGGCATCGGCTGGACGCTTCTGATCCTGCTGGCGAGCTCAGTGATCGGTGTCGCGCTGGCCGGCTCGCAGGTCAAAAAGCAGATCCTCAAACTCTCCACCCGCACCGACCCGCAGGGCGCGGTGGCCGACAGCATGCTCGTCGCACTCGGCACCGTCCTGATGTTCGTCCCCGGCATCGTCTCCACCGCGGTCGGCGCGCTGATGCTGCTGCCCCCGACTCGTCGCGTGGTGCGCCCGTTGGCGGGCATGCTGCTCACCCGCGGCATCACCCGTCGGGTCAGCGTCATCAATCTGACGGCGCCTGGCTACTCCGGTCGCGGGGATTACATCGACGGGGAGATCGTCGAGGAACAGGTTTACGCACCGGTCCACGACGCCAACATCGTCCGCCGCTACTGA
- a CDS encoding PPOX class F420-dependent oxidoreductase, whose amino-acid sequence MAPTFHDVAQSKYLLLTTFTKDGKPKPTAIWGVPDGDRMLVITDRVSWKVKRIRNTPRVTIAASHSLGKPKGPAVEATARVLPDSETHAVYSKVLRRYWQHSWWFYLHSMVRGGIDKVHVALEITA is encoded by the coding sequence ATGGCGCCCACCTTCCACGACGTCGCCCAATCGAAATATCTGCTGCTCACCACGTTCACCAAGGACGGCAAACCCAAGCCGACGGCCATCTGGGGCGTGCCGGACGGTGACCGTATGCTGGTCATCACCGACCGGGTGTCCTGGAAGGTGAAGCGGATCCGCAACACCCCCCGGGTCACCATTGCGGCCAGCCATTCGCTCGGCAAGCCGAAGGGCCCAGCGGTCGAGGCGACGGCGCGGGTGCTGCCGGATTCGGAGACCCACGCTGTCTACAGCAAGGTGCTGCGCCGCTACTGGCAGCATTCCTGGTGGTTCTATCTGCACAGCATGGTTCGCGGCGGCATCGACAAGGTGCACGTCGCGCTCGAGATCACCGCGTAA
- a CDS encoding PPOX class F420-dependent oxidoreductase encodes MAPSFGEVIKSQYVSLTTFTKDGRPKPTPIWIAPDGDRALVITGKDSWKVKRIRNTPRVTLAVCDRSGNVKGEAVEAVASILDDSRQIERVYDAIGKRYGLLGKVFNFFSKLRGGSTRNVGLELRAA; translated from the coding sequence ATGGCTCCCAGCTTCGGCGAAGTGATCAAGTCCCAGTACGTCTCGCTGACCACCTTCACGAAGGACGGCAGGCCCAAGCCGACACCGATCTGGATCGCTCCGGACGGAGACCGTGCTCTGGTGATCACCGGCAAGGACTCCTGGAAGGTCAAGCGGATTCGGAACACCCCGCGGGTGACCCTGGCCGTCTGTGACCGCAGTGGCAACGTCAAGGGCGAAGCCGTGGAGGCGGTCGCCAGCATCCTCGACGACTCCCGGCAGATCGAGCGGGTGTACGACGCGATCGGCAAGCGGTATGGGCTGCTCGGCAAAGTGTTCAATTTCTTCTCCAAGCTGCGCGGCGGCAGCACGCGCAACGTCGGCCTGGAACTGCGGGCCGCCTGA
- the cobN gene encoding cobaltochelatase subunit CobN has protein sequence MPPTVLLLSTSDTDLITARASGADFLLRNPARLVDGELAELLAGADAVVIRILGGYRAWQDGIDAVVATGRPTVVVSGEQSPDADLMERSTVPAGIAVQTHAYLAQGGVENLRQLHAFLSDTLLMTGFGFTPPSATPAWGVLEPRCDGCDGCGLDRGPDTRPTIAVLYYRAQQLAGNVAYIRAMCTAIRQAGGRPLPVYCTSLRTPEPELLELLGTADAMVVTVLAAGGAQPATAGAGHDDENWNVKHLAALDVPILQGLCLTSSRATWSDNDDGLSPLDVATQVAVPEFDGRIITVPFSFKEIDEDGLISYVPDPERCARVAGLAVNYATLRRVAPADKRLALVFSAYPTKHSRIGNAVGLDTPASAVALLHALRDAGYQIGDIPGVEASDGDALMHALIERGGQDPDWLTDGQLAGNPIRIPAAQYRKWFAALPAALTDAMVAHWGPPPGELFVDRSRDPGGEIVVAAIQSGNILILVQPPRGFGENPVAIYHDPDLPPSHHYLATYLWVRHGFGAHAAVHLGKHGNLEWLPGKTVGMSASCGPDAALGDLPLIYPFLVNDPGEGTQAKRRAHATLVDHLIPPMARAESYGDIARLEQLLDEHANIAALDPGKLPAIRQQIWTLMRAAKMDHDLGLAERPEDDSFDDMLLHVDGWLCEIKDVQIRDGLHILGAAPADEAQLDLVLAILRARQLFGGEQHLPGLRQALGLAEDGSADRAQVDEAENQARALLAGLQATGWDADRVVELTDDDGVAAILRFAATEVVPRLAGTASEITQVLRALDGRFIPAGPSGSPLRGLVNVLPTGRNFYSVDPKAVPSRLAWETGVAMADSLLERYRADHGDWPASVGLSVWGTSAMRTSGDDIAEVLALLGVRPVWDDASRRVVDLEAISLSELGRPRIDVTVRISGFFRDAFPHVVTMLDDAVRLVAGLDEPAEQNFVRAHAQVDLAEHGDERRSTTRIFGSKPGTYGAGLLQLIDSRNWRDDADLADVYTAWGGFAYGRELDGRPAAEDMSAQYRRIVVAAKNTDSREHDIADSDDYFQYHGGMVATVRALTGTAPAAYIGDNTRPDAVRTRTLSEETTRVFRARVVNPRWMAAMRRHGYKGAFEMAATVDYLFGYDATAGVMADWMYEQLTESYVLDPENRKFMNESNPWALHGMSERLLEAVGRAMWENPDPATLDGLRQVLLETEGDLEAR, from the coding sequence GTGCCTCCCACCGTGTTGTTGCTGTCGACGTCGGACACCGACCTGATCACCGCCCGCGCCAGCGGAGCTGATTTCCTCCTGCGCAACCCTGCGCGACTGGTCGACGGCGAGCTCGCCGAGCTCCTCGCAGGCGCCGACGCCGTGGTGATACGGATTCTCGGCGGCTACCGGGCCTGGCAGGACGGTATCGACGCGGTCGTGGCCACTGGACGACCGACCGTCGTCGTCAGCGGGGAACAGTCCCCCGACGCGGATCTGATGGAGCGCTCCACGGTGCCGGCCGGAATCGCGGTGCAAACCCACGCGTACCTGGCCCAGGGCGGCGTGGAGAACCTGCGGCAACTGCACGCGTTCCTGTCCGACACCCTGCTGATGACCGGCTTCGGTTTCACCCCGCCGTCGGCCACTCCGGCCTGGGGTGTGCTCGAGCCGCGCTGCGACGGTTGCGACGGCTGCGGGCTCGATCGTGGGCCCGATACCCGCCCCACGATCGCGGTGCTCTACTACCGCGCCCAGCAATTGGCGGGCAACGTCGCCTACATCCGCGCGATGTGCACGGCGATCAGGCAGGCCGGCGGTCGCCCGCTTCCGGTGTACTGCACCTCGCTGCGCACGCCCGAACCCGAACTACTCGAGCTGCTTGGCACGGCCGATGCGATGGTCGTCACGGTGCTCGCCGCCGGCGGTGCCCAGCCCGCCACCGCGGGAGCAGGCCACGACGACGAGAACTGGAACGTCAAACATCTTGCTGCGCTTGATGTCCCGATCCTGCAGGGGCTGTGCCTGACCAGTTCGCGGGCCACCTGGTCCGACAACGACGACGGGCTGAGCCCGCTGGATGTTGCCACCCAGGTCGCGGTGCCCGAATTCGACGGCCGGATCATCACCGTCCCCTTCTCGTTCAAGGAGATCGACGAGGACGGCCTGATCTCGTATGTGCCGGACCCGGAAAGGTGCGCGCGGGTGGCCGGCCTGGCCGTCAACTACGCCACTCTGCGCCGGGTCGCGCCGGCCGACAAACGGTTGGCCCTGGTGTTCTCGGCGTATCCGACCAAGCATTCCCGCATCGGCAACGCGGTCGGCCTGGACACCCCGGCCAGCGCCGTCGCACTGCTGCACGCGCTGCGCGACGCGGGATACCAGATCGGCGACATCCCCGGCGTCGAGGCATCCGACGGCGACGCGCTGATGCACGCACTGATCGAACGTGGCGGCCAGGACCCGGACTGGCTGACCGACGGTCAGCTGGCGGGCAATCCGATTCGCATTCCGGCCGCGCAATACCGGAAATGGTTCGCCGCATTGCCCGCTGCGCTCACCGACGCGATGGTCGCCCACTGGGGCCCGCCGCCCGGCGAGCTGTTCGTCGACCGAAGCCGCGACCCGGGCGGCGAAATCGTCGTTGCTGCAATCCAATCCGGCAACATTCTGATCCTGGTGCAGCCGCCGCGGGGATTCGGTGAGAACCCTGTCGCGATCTACCACGATCCCGACCTGCCGCCCAGCCACCACTACCTGGCCACCTACCTGTGGGTGCGGCACGGTTTCGGCGCGCACGCCGCCGTGCATCTGGGCAAGCACGGCAACCTGGAATGGCTGCCCGGCAAGACGGTCGGCATGTCGGCGTCCTGCGGGCCGGACGCGGCGCTCGGCGACCTGCCGCTGATCTACCCGTTTCTGGTCAACGACCCGGGGGAGGGCACCCAGGCCAAGCGCCGCGCCCACGCCACCCTGGTCGACCACTTGATCCCGCCGATGGCGCGCGCGGAAAGCTACGGCGACATCGCCCGCCTGGAACAACTGCTCGACGAGCACGCCAACATCGCCGCACTCGACCCGGGCAAGCTGCCCGCCATCCGCCAGCAGATCTGGACACTGATGCGCGCGGCCAAGATGGATCACGATCTGGGCCTGGCCGAACGGCCCGAAGACGATTCGTTCGACGACATGCTGCTGCACGTCGACGGCTGGCTCTGCGAGATCAAGGACGTCCAGATCCGCGACGGGCTGCACATCCTCGGCGCCGCGCCCGCCGATGAGGCTCAACTCGACCTGGTGCTGGCCATCCTGCGCGCCCGGCAGCTGTTCGGCGGTGAGCAGCACCTTCCGGGCTTGCGTCAGGCGCTCGGGCTGGCCGAGGACGGCAGCGCTGACCGCGCCCAGGTCGACGAGGCCGAGAACCAGGCCCGCGCCCTGTTGGCCGGTCTGCAGGCCACCGGCTGGGACGCCGATAGGGTCGTGGAGCTGACCGACGATGACGGCGTTGCGGCAATCCTGCGGTTCGCGGCCACCGAGGTCGTGCCGCGGCTGGCCGGTACGGCCAGCGAGATCACTCAGGTGCTGCGCGCACTGGACGGCCGCTTCATCCCGGCAGGCCCGTCGGGCTCGCCGTTGCGCGGCCTGGTCAACGTGCTGCCCACCGGACGAAACTTCTACTCCGTCGACCCCAAGGCCGTCCCGTCGCGGCTGGCGTGGGAAACCGGTGTCGCCATGGCCGATTCGTTGCTCGAACGCTACCGCGCCGACCACGGTGACTGGCCCGCGTCGGTCGGTTTGTCGGTATGGGGTACCTCGGCCATGCGCACCTCGGGCGACGACATCGCCGAAGTGCTTGCGCTACTGGGCGTCCGGCCGGTGTGGGACGACGCATCCCGGCGTGTCGTCGACCTGGAAGCCATCTCGCTGTCCGAGCTGGGCCGGCCACGGATCGACGTGACCGTCCGGATCTCCGGCTTCTTCCGCGATGCCTTCCCGCATGTCGTGACGATGCTCGACGACGCGGTGCGGCTGGTGGCCGGCCTCGACGAGCCGGCCGAGCAGAACTTCGTCCGTGCCCACGCCCAGGTCGACCTCGCCGAGCACGGTGATGAAAGACGCTCCACCACAAGAATTTTCGGGTCCAAACCAGGAACCTACGGGGCCGGTCTGCTGCAACTCATCGACAGCCGCAACTGGCGTGACGACGCGGACCTGGCGGATGTGTACACCGCGTGGGGCGGGTTCGCCTACGGCCGTGAACTCGACGGCAGGCCTGCAGCTGAGGACATGTCCGCCCAATACCGGCGAATCGTGGTGGCCGCCAAGAACACCGACTCGCGCGAACACGATATCGCCGACTCCGACGACTACTTCCAGTACCACGGCGGCATGGTGGCGACGGTACGGGCGTTGACCGGTACGGCCCCGGCCGCCTACATCGGCGACAACACCCGACCCGACGCAGTGCGCACCCGCACCCTGTCGGAGGAGACCACCCGGGTGTTCCGGGCGCGGGTGGTAAACCCGCGCTGGATGGCCGCGATGCGCAGGCACGGATATAAGGGTGCGTTCGAGATGGCCGCCACCGTCGACTACCTGTTCGGGTACGACGCGACCGCGGGCGTGATGGCTGACTGGATGTACGAGCAGCTCACGGAGTCCTACGTGCTGGATCCGGAGAACCGCAAGTTCATGAACGAGTCCAATCCCTGGGCGTTGCACGGGATGTCGGAACGGCTACTCGAGGCGGTCGGGCGCGCCATGTGGGAGAACCCGGATCCGGCGACGCTGGACGGGCTGCGCCAGGTGCTCTTGGAGACCGAAGGCGACCTCGAGGCACGCTAG
- a CDS encoding haloalkane dehalogenase: MDVLRTPDERFAALPDFPFEPRYVEVDSGDGGRLRMHYVDEGPSNGEVVLLLHGEPSWSYLYRRMIPVLVDAGLRAVAIDLVGFGRSDKPASRDDYSYQAHVDWMWAAIEQIGLADLTLVCQDWGGLIGLRLVGEHPDRFARVVAANTMLPTGDHHPGDAFLAWQKFSQEVPMFPAGQIVNGGSVSELSTETIAAYDAPFPDDSYQAGARQFPMLVPTSPDDPAASANRAAWAALGRFEKPFLSAFSDSDPITGAAEPVLREHVPGARRQSHVTIAAAGHFLQEDKGPELAEAVVAFVRANPRSE; encoded by the coding sequence ATGGATGTATTGCGCACTCCCGACGAGCGATTCGCCGCGTTGCCGGACTTTCCTTTCGAACCGCGCTACGTCGAGGTCGACTCCGGTGACGGCGGCAGGCTCCGCATGCACTATGTCGACGAGGGGCCGTCCAACGGCGAAGTGGTGCTGTTGCTGCACGGTGAGCCGTCCTGGAGCTACCTGTACCGGCGGATGATTCCGGTGCTCGTCGATGCCGGACTGCGTGCGGTGGCGATCGACCTGGTGGGATTCGGGCGCAGCGACAAGCCCGCCAGCCGAGACGATTACAGCTATCAGGCACACGTGGATTGGATGTGGGCGGCGATCGAGCAGATCGGTCTTGCCGACCTCACGCTGGTATGTCAGGACTGGGGAGGGCTGATCGGGCTGCGACTCGTGGGCGAGCATCCGGATCGGTTCGCCCGGGTGGTGGCGGCCAACACCATGCTGCCGACGGGTGATCATCACCCCGGTGACGCTTTCCTGGCCTGGCAGAAGTTCAGTCAAGAGGTGCCGATGTTCCCGGCTGGGCAGATTGTCAACGGCGGGTCCGTCTCGGAGCTGTCGACCGAGACCATCGCGGCTTACGATGCACCATTCCCGGACGACAGCTATCAAGCCGGGGCCAGGCAATTTCCCATGCTCGTGCCGACCAGTCCGGACGACCCGGCGGCCTCGGCCAACCGGGCGGCGTGGGCTGCGCTGGGTCGCTTCGAAAAGCCATTTCTGTCAGCATTTTCCGACTCGGATCCGATCACCGGCGCGGCTGAGCCGGTGCTGCGGGAGCACGTTCCGGGCGCACGTCGACAATCGCACGTGACGATCGCCGCAGCAGGCCACTTCCTGCAAGAGGACAAGGGGCCGGAACTCGCCGAGGCCGTCGTCGCATTCGTGCGAGCAAACCCACGCTCCGAATAG